One genomic window of Polaromonas sp. SP1 includes the following:
- a CDS encoding GNAT family N-acetyltransferase, producing MSESTIEYRHNYPLDPVEVARVFDASGITRPTADLPRIARMFAAPSLVISAWQVGRLVGVSRSLTDYSYCCYLSDLAVDKALQGKGIGTELIRRTQRIIGDEVSLILLSAPGAMSYYPAVGFEQAVNAFVIRRKK from the coding sequence ATGTCAGAAAGCACGATTGAGTACCGTCACAACTACCCGCTGGACCCTGTAGAGGTAGCACGCGTTTTCGACGCCTCCGGCATCACGCGGCCAACCGCTGATCTGCCCCGGATTGCACGCATGTTTGCGGCTCCCAGCCTCGTTATTTCTGCATGGCAGGTCGGTCGCCTGGTCGGTGTCAGCCGATCGCTCACCGACTACAGCTATTGCTGCTACCTGTCTGATCTGGCGGTGGACAAAGCGCTTCAAGGCAAAGGCATTGGTACCGAGCTGATTCGCCGGACGCAAAGAATCATCGGAGACGAGGTTTCCCTCATCCTGTTATCTGCACCCGGCGCCATGTCTTACTACCCGGCGGTGGGCTTTGAGCAGGCCGTGAATGCCTTTGTCATCAGGCGCAAGAAATAG
- a CDS encoding MarR family winged helix-turn-helix transcriptional regulator: MTPSNTLAPSSSATADTARIKAIRQFNRFYTQRIGVLDPYLGSEFSLTEVRVLYELAHRDQPTATELGRDLSLDAGYLSRILRRFESKGWLARVPSMADARQSLLKLTDAGHAVFAPLQQQSRDEAAALLAALAPADQQKLVSAMTTVQRLLAGPDAPAATRTVILRDPKPGDMGWVVQQHGEIYAREYGWNGEFEALVADIAGKYLKNYQPDWEKCWIAEIDGERVGAVFVVRKSATVAQLRMLILTPGARGLGLGGRLTDECLAFARARGYKKMVLWTNSLLEAARAIYAKRGFVLTQSEPHHSFGHDLVGETWELRL; the protein is encoded by the coding sequence ATGACACCGTCAAACACCCTCGCCCCCTCTTCTTCTGCAACGGCCGACACGGCCCGCATCAAGGCGATCCGCCAATTCAACCGCTTCTACACGCAGCGCATCGGCGTACTTGACCCTTACCTGGGCAGCGAGTTTTCGCTGACGGAGGTGCGGGTGCTGTACGAACTGGCCCACCGCGACCAGCCCACCGCGACGGAGCTCGGGCGCGACCTGTCGCTGGACGCGGGCTACCTGAGCCGCATCCTGCGGCGCTTTGAAAGCAAGGGCTGGCTGGCGCGCGTGCCCTCGATGGCGGACGCGCGGCAAAGCCTTTTGAAGCTGACGGACGCCGGGCACGCCGTGTTTGCGCCGCTGCAGCAGCAATCGCGCGACGAGGCGGCCGCCCTGCTGGCGGCACTGGCGCCGGCCGACCAGCAAAAGCTGGTAAGCGCCATGACCACGGTGCAGCGCCTGCTGGCCGGCCCGGACGCGCCGGCCGCAACGCGCACCGTGATCCTGCGCGACCCGAAGCCCGGCGACATGGGCTGGGTGGTGCAGCAGCACGGCGAGATCTACGCGCGCGAGTACGGCTGGAACGGCGAGTTCGAGGCGCTGGTGGCCGACATCGCGGGCAAATACCTCAAGAACTACCAGCCGGACTGGGAAAAATGCTGGATCGCCGAGATCGACGGGGAACGGGTGGGTGCGGTGTTTGTGGTGCGCAAATCGGCCACGGTGGCACAGCTGCGCATGCTGATCCTCACGCCGGGCGCGCGCGGGCTGGGCCTGGGCGGGCGGCTGACGGACGAATGCCTGGCGTTTGCGCGCGCCAGGGGCTACAAAAAAATGGTGCTCTGGACCAACAGCCTGCTGGAAGCGGCCCGCGCCATTTATGCAAAGCGCGGTTTTGTGCTGACCCAAAGCGAGCCCCACCACAGCTTCGGGCATGACCTGGTGGGGGAAACCTGGGAACTACGTCTCTAG
- the fabG gene encoding 3-oxoacyl-ACP reductase FabG, whose protein sequence is MPRLKNKISIITGGAQGIGLATALKFAEEGATVIVCDVKQAGVDEAVKQCQALGAQPVGYVMDVTQRAMVDAVIGKVKDQFGRIDVLVNNAGITQDARLQKMTLEQFDKVIDVNLRGVFHCAQAVADTMVAQGSGVILNASSVVGIYGNFGQTNYAASKFGVIGFTKTWSRELGPKGVRVNAVAPGFVATPILNTIPDKVLKEMEAHVPLRRLGRPEEIASVYAFLASDEASYINGAVIEVSGGMSV, encoded by the coding sequence ATGCCAAGACTCAAGAACAAGATCAGCATCATCACCGGCGGCGCCCAGGGCATAGGCCTGGCCACCGCCCTCAAATTTGCGGAGGAAGGCGCGACCGTGATCGTTTGCGACGTCAAGCAAGCCGGCGTGGACGAAGCCGTCAAACAATGCCAGGCCCTGGGCGCCCAGCCCGTGGGTTATGTGATGGACGTAACGCAACGCGCCATGGTCGATGCCGTGATCGGCAAAGTCAAAGACCAGTTCGGCCGCATCGACGTGCTCGTCAACAACGCCGGCATCACACAGGACGCACGCCTGCAGAAGATGACGCTGGAACAATTCGACAAAGTCATCGACGTCAACCTGCGCGGCGTCTTTCATTGCGCGCAAGCGGTGGCCGACACCATGGTGGCCCAGGGCAGCGGTGTGATCCTCAACGCCAGCTCGGTCGTCGGTATCTACGGGAACTTCGGCCAGACAAATTACGCGGCCAGCAAGTTCGGCGTGATCGGCTTTACGAAAACCTGGAGCCGCGAACTGGGCCCCAAGGGCGTGCGCGTCAATGCAGTGGCGCCGGGCTTTGTCGCGACGCCGATCCTGAACACGATCCCGGACAAGGTGCTCAAGGAGATGGAAGCGCATGTGCCGCTCAGGCGGCTGGGGCGGCCCGAGGAGATTGCAAGCGTCTACGCGTTTCTGGCGAGCGACGAGGCCAGCTACATCAATGGGGCCGTGATCGAGGTGTCGGGAGGAATGTCGGTTTAA